Proteins encoded by one window of Lacerta agilis isolate rLacAgi1 chromosome 11, rLacAgi1.pri, whole genome shotgun sequence:
- the CTXN3 gene encoding cortexin-3, with translation MKRRRLWNSFVSLCWRMDGEPFTSAFFSSGNIPAETGITLEQKTTFVFVVLLFIFLGILIVRCFRILLDPYRSMPTSTWADGLNGLEKGQFDYALA, from the coding sequence atgaaaagaagaagattgTGGAATTCCTTTGTTTCTCTTTGCTGGAGAATGGATGGCGAGCCCTTCACCTCTGCTTTCTTCTCTTCTGGGAACATTCCCGCAGAAACCGGCATCACCCtggaacagaaaacaacctttgtcTTCGTTGTTTTATTATTCATATTCCTCGGCATCCTCATTGTCCGGTGTTTCCGAATTCTCCTTGACCCCTATAGGAGCATGCCAACCTCTACCTGGGCAGATGGACTCAACGGACTAGAGAAAGGACAATTTGATTATGCCCTGGCTTAA